In one window of Bemisia tabaci chromosome 4, PGI_BMITA_v3 DNA:
- the LOC109040964 gene encoding oligosaccharyltransferase complex subunit ostc-A isoform X2, giving the protein MEFLFSLPYFVLEVPNMKIKRPSWFHQPSAFVTYALILLSYFLVTGGIIYDVIIEPPSIGSTMDEHGHSRPVAFMPYRVNGQYIMEGLAASFLFVLGGLGFVILDRTHNPSTPKLNRILLVTVGFLCIVISFATCWVFMRMKLP; this is encoded by the exons atggaattcttattttctttacCCTACTTTGTTTTGGAAGTGCCGAACATGAAAATCAAAAGGCCCTCTTGGTTTCATCAACCGTCAGCCTTTGTTACTTATGCTTTAATTTTGCTATcatattttcttgtcactggAG gtaTAATCTATGATGTTATCATTGAACCGCCAAGTATAGGTTCTACCATGGATGAGCATGGTCATTCGAGGCCG GTTGCTTTCATGCCGTACCGGGTGAATGGCCAATATATTATGGAAGGGTTGGCTGCCAGTTTCCTTTTCGTATTAGGAGGATTAGGATTTGTGATTCTTGATAGGACGCATAATCCATCAACGCCCAAGCTCAATCGCATCCTGCTAGTCACCGTTGGATTTTTGTGTATTGTCATCTCATTTGCAACTTGCTGGGTCTTTATGCGAATGAAACTTCCGTAA
- the LOC109040964 gene encoding oligosaccharyltransferase complex subunit ostc isoform X1 → MEFLFSLPYFVLEVPNMKIKRPSWFHQPSAFVTYALILLSYFLVTGGIIYDVIIEPPSIGSTMDEHGHSRPVAFMPYRVNGQYIMEGLAASFLFVLGGLGFVILDRTHNPSTPKLNRILLVTVGFLCIVISFATCWVFMRMKLPGYLRYRE, encoded by the exons atggaattcttattttctttacCCTACTTTGTTTTGGAAGTGCCGAACATGAAAATCAAAAGGCCCTCTTGGTTTCATCAACCGTCAGCCTTTGTTACTTATGCTTTAATTTTGCTATcatattttcttgtcactggAG gtaTAATCTATGATGTTATCATTGAACCGCCAAGTATAGGTTCTACCATGGATGAGCATGGTCATTCGAGGCCG GTTGCTTTCATGCCGTACCGGGTGAATGGCCAATATATTATGGAAGGGTTGGCTGCCAGTTTCCTTTTCGTATTAGGAGGATTAGGATTTGTGATTCTTGATAGGACGCATAATCCATCAACGCCCAAGCTCAATCGCATCCTGCTAGTCACCGTTGGATTTTTGTGTATTGTCATCTCATTTGCAACTTGCTGGGTCTTTATGCGAATGAAACTTCC aggTTACCTAAGGTATCGGGAGTAG